In the genome of uncultured Fibrobacter sp., one region contains:
- a CDS encoding fibrobacter succinogenes major paralogous domain-containing protein translates to MKYLALFLLCLTTGVALAAPKTAAPEPAPEELKDTRDGKVYKTVRIGDQVWMAENLNYSTPQSFCYDDRFTLCKTNGRLYTWLGAMNIPDRFKSERYSSKLKKNHQGICPAGWHVPTNAEWQALAKAVEAVQDTCNDADVCTWKNVGKALKAASGWETEDGDATPNGENTSGFAAIPSGSRDMISNYEGLGTAARFWSAEEGIGNTYDAYHWTLTEDMLYFDAGYKNEGGSVRCVKNN, encoded by the coding sequence ATGAAGTACTTGGCACTTTTCTTGCTTTGCCTCACGACAGGCGTTGCGCTTGCCGCTCCGAAAACCGCAGCTCCGGAACCAGCACCCGAAGAATTGAAAGATACCCGCGACGGGAAAGTCTACAAGACGGTCCGGATAGGTGACCAGGTGTGGATGGCGGAGAACCTGAACTACTCCACGCCGCAGTCGTTCTGTTACGACGACCGGTTTACCCTATGCAAGACAAACGGTCGCCTGTACACTTGGCTTGGCGCGATGAACATTCCCGACAGGTTCAAGTCCGAACGTTATTCTTCCAAGCTCAAGAAAAATCACCAGGGCATTTGCCCCGCAGGTTGGCATGTGCCGACGAACGCGGAATGGCAGGCGTTAGCCAAGGCGGTCGAGGCTGTCCAGGATACTTGTAACGATGCCGATGTCTGCACATGGAAAAATGTGGGCAAGGCGCTCAAGGCCGCTTCCGGCTGGGAAACCGAAGACGGAGATGCCACCCCCAATGGCGAAAACACGTCGGGCTTTGCCGCCATCCCGAGCGGTAGCCGCGACATGATCAGCAATTACGAGGGACTGGGCACGGCGGCGAGATTCTGGAGCGCCGAAGAAGGAATTGGCAACACCTACGATGCCTACCACTGGACGCTGACTGAAGACATGCTGTATTTCGATGCCGGCTACAAGAACGAAGGCGGTTCCGTTCGCTGCGTCAAGAATAACTGA